Proteins encoded together in one Mus pahari chromosome 9, PAHARI_EIJ_v1.1, whole genome shotgun sequence window:
- the Palm gene encoding paralemmin-1 isoform X2: MEVLATDTASQQERLQAIAEKRRKQAEIESKRRQLEDDRRQLQYLKSKALRERWLLEGTPSSASEGDEDMRKQMQEDEQKARGLEESITRLEKEIDVLEFGETAPAAPKENSAAPSPGRPQSASPAKEEQKSETMVNAQQTPLGTPKENRTSTPVRSPGGSTMMKAVVHAVDGIAENGIQPLSSSEVDELIHKADEVTLSEAGSTAGPAEPRGLAEDATRTTPSRREITGVEAQPGEATSGPPGIQPGQEPPVTMVFMGYQNVEDEAETKKVLGLQDTIKAELVVIEDAATPREPAPLNGSAAELPATKEENQTGPTTTPSDAQDLDMKKPRCRCCSVM; encoded by the exons GGTCCTGGCAACAGACACGGCGTCCCAGCAGGAGCGGCTTCAAGCCATCGCT GAGAAGCgtaggaagcaggcagagatTGAGAGCAAGCGGAGACAACTGGAGGATGACCGAAGACAGCTGCAGTACCTGAAG TCCAAGGCACTGAGGGAACGCTGGCTGCTAGAGGGGACACCATCCTCAGCCTCAGAGGGCGACGAGGACATgaggaagcagatgcaggaggatgaGCAGAAAGCCCGGGGCCTGGAGGAGTCCATCACCAG GCTCGAGAAAGAGATCGATGTTCTGGAGTTTGGAGAGACAGCCCCAGCTGCCCCAAAGGAGAATTCAGCAGCCCCCAGCCCAGGCCGGCCCCAGTCTGCAAGCCCAGCCAAGGAGGAGCAAAAGTCGGAAACCATGGTGAACGCTCAGCAG ACTCCGTTGGGCACCCCGAAAG AGAACCGCACGTCCACACCGGTGCGGAGTCCAGGGGGATCCACAATGATGAAAGCAG TGGTCCATGCCGTGGACGGCATCGCTGAGAACGGAATCCAGCCTCTAAGTTCCTCCGAGGTGGACGAACTCATTCACAAGGCCGATGAGGTCACACTGAGCGAGGCGGGGTCCACAGCTGGGCCAGCGGAGCCTCGGGGACTCGCAGAGGATGCCACCAGGACCACACCGTCCAGAAGGGAGATCACAGGAGTTGAAGCTCAACCAGGAGAGGCCACGTCAGGCCCACCAGGCATCCAGCCCGGTCAGGAGCCCCCGGTCACCATGGTCTTCATGGGTTATCAGAACGTGGAAGatgaagcagaaaccaagaaGGTACTGGGCCTGCAAGACACCATCAAGGCTGAACTGGTGGTGATCGAAGATGCGGCCACGCCCAGGGAGCCCGCACCTCTCAATGGCAGCGCGGCTGAGCTCCCGGCCACCAAGGAGGAGAACCAGACAGGGCCCACGACCACACCCAGCGACGCCCAGGACCTCGACATGAAGAAGCCTCGCTGTAGATGTTGTTCTGTCATGTGA
- the Palm gene encoding paralemmin-1 isoform X1: MEVLATDTASQQERLQAIAEKRRKQAEIESKRRQLEDDRRQLQYLKSKALRERWLLEGTPSSASEGDEDMRKQMQEDEQKARGLEESITRLEKEIDVLEFGETAPAAPKENSAAPSPGRPQSASPAKEEQKSETMVNAQQTPLGTPKENRTSTPVRSPGGSTMMKAAMYSVEITVEKDKVTGETRVLSSTTVLPRDPLPQGVKVYEDETKVVHAVDGIAENGIQPLSSSEVDELIHKADEVTLSEAGSTAGPAEPRGLAEDATRTTPSRREITGVEAQPGEATSGPPGIQPGQEPPVTMVFMGYQNVEDEAETKKVLGLQDTIKAELVVIEDAATPREPAPLNGSAAELPATKEENQTGPTTTPSDAQDLDMKKPRCRCCSVM; this comes from the exons GGTCCTGGCAACAGACACGGCGTCCCAGCAGGAGCGGCTTCAAGCCATCGCT GAGAAGCgtaggaagcaggcagagatTGAGAGCAAGCGGAGACAACTGGAGGATGACCGAAGACAGCTGCAGTACCTGAAG TCCAAGGCACTGAGGGAACGCTGGCTGCTAGAGGGGACACCATCCTCAGCCTCAGAGGGCGACGAGGACATgaggaagcagatgcaggaggatgaGCAGAAAGCCCGGGGCCTGGAGGAGTCCATCACCAG GCTCGAGAAAGAGATCGATGTTCTGGAGTTTGGAGAGACAGCCCCAGCTGCCCCAAAGGAGAATTCAGCAGCCCCCAGCCCAGGCCGGCCCCAGTCTGCAAGCCCAGCCAAGGAGGAGCAAAAGTCGGAAACCATGGTGAACGCTCAGCAG ACTCCGTTGGGCACCCCGAAAG AGAACCGCACGTCCACACCGGTGCGGAGTCCAGGGGGATCCACAATGATGAAAGCAG CCATGTACTCGGTGGAGATCACGGTGGAGAAGGACAAGGTGACCGGGGAGACCAGGGTGCTGTCCAGCACCACAGTGCTCCCCCGGGACCCACTCCCTCAGGGCGTGAAAGTCTACGAGGACGAAACGAAAG TGGTCCATGCCGTGGACGGCATCGCTGAGAACGGAATCCAGCCTCTAAGTTCCTCCGAGGTGGACGAACTCATTCACAAGGCCGATGAGGTCACACTGAGCGAGGCGGGGTCCACAGCTGGGCCAGCGGAGCCTCGGGGACTCGCAGAGGATGCCACCAGGACCACACCGTCCAGAAGGGAGATCACAGGAGTTGAAGCTCAACCAGGAGAGGCCACGTCAGGCCCACCAGGCATCCAGCCCGGTCAGGAGCCCCCGGTCACCATGGTCTTCATGGGTTATCAGAACGTGGAAGatgaagcagaaaccaagaaGGTACTGGGCCTGCAAGACACCATCAAGGCTGAACTGGTGGTGATCGAAGATGCGGCCACGCCCAGGGAGCCCGCACCTCTCAATGGCAGCGCGGCTGAGCTCCCGGCCACCAAGGAGGAGAACCAGACAGGGCCCACGACCACACCCAGCGACGCCCAGGACCTCGACATGAAGAAGCCTCGCTGTAGATGTTGTTCTGTCATGTGA